One region of Streptomyces rishiriensis genomic DNA includes:
- a CDS encoding type I polyketide synthase, translating to MADESKLRDYLKRTLAEARRSHQRVLELEAEKSEPVALVGMACRLPGGVAGPEDLWRLVSEGRDGMSGFPSDRGWDLEGLFDSVPGQADTPYVPRGGFLYDAAEFDAGFFGISPREALAMDPQQRLLLETSWEALEQAGVDPGTLKGQEVAVFSGVYEQGYGFSAAELEGFIGTGAMTSVASGRVSYVFGFEGPAVTVDAACSSSLVAIHLAAQALRQGECSLALAGGATVMATPGAFVAFSRHGGLAVDGRVKAFSDAADGTGWAEGVGVVVLERLSEARRRGHRVLAVIRGSAVNQDGASNGLTAPNGPSQQRVIRKALANAGLSPADVDVVEGHGTGTVLGDPIEAQALIATYGQDRPEDRPLWLGSLKSNIGHAQAAAGVAGVIKMVQALRHGVMPPTLHVDAPSAKVDWTAGAVELLTESREWPDTGRPRRAGVSSFGVSGTNAHLILEQAPEEQPVTPVESVPESVPESMVDVGDGVVPLVVSARTAGSLAGQAGRLASFVDSSEVSLPDAAGALVARRAMLSERAVVVAGSRSEAVAGLEALARGESRAGVVTGGLSSAAVAGRTVLVFPGQGSQWVGMGRELLDSSPVFAERIAECAAALEGWVDWPLVDVLRGDVPAALLERVDVVQPASFAVMVGLAAVWASVGVVPDAVVGHSQGEIAAACVAGALSLEDAAQVVAVRSQVIAGSLAGRGGMASVALSETEVAERIERWADRIEVAAVNSPTSVVIAGDAEALAEALDVLAADGVRVRRVAVDYASHTRHVEAIEEVLGEAFSDIRAQAPLVPFYSTVTGEWVKDAGVLGGGYWYRNLRSQVRFGPAIADLLGEGYSVFVESSAHPVLVQPVSEIVDEADDMVRSRVVVGGSLRREEGGLGRLLVSMAELFVQGVPLDWAGVLPASAAATQVDLPTYAFDHQHYWLRSTPAVDAVALGQAGADHPLLGAVVAVCRRPVVSCVPPGCLCGRIPGWRIMR from the coding sequence ATGGCAGATGAAAGCAAGCTTCGCGACTATCTCAAGCGGACCCTCGCAGAGGCACGCCGTTCCCATCAGCGTGTGCTGGAGCTTGAGGCCGAGAAGTCGGAGCCGGTTGCGCTTGTGGGTATGGCGTGTCGTCTGCCCGGTGGTGTGGCGGGTCCGGAGGATTTGTGGCGGCTGGTCAGCGAGGGCCGGGACGGTATGTCCGGTTTTCCGTCTGATCGTGGCTGGGATCTGGAGGGCTTGTTCGACTCCGTCCCGGGCCAGGCCGACACCCCCTACGTGCCCCGGGGCGGGTTCCTGTATGACGCGGCGGAGTTCGACGCGGGTTTCTTCGGGATCTCGCCGCGTGAGGCGCTGGCGATGGATCCGCAGCAGCGGTTGCTGCTGGAGACCTCGTGGGAGGCGTTGGAACAGGCCGGGGTCGACCCGGGGACGTTGAAGGGCCAAGAGGTCGCGGTGTTCTCCGGCGTCTATGAACAGGGGTACGGCTTCAGCGCGGCGGAACTGGAAGGGTTTATCGGCACGGGGGCGATGACGAGTGTGGCCTCGGGTCGGGTGTCGTATGTGTTCGGTTTTGAGGGGCCGGCGGTGACGGTGGACGCGGCGTGTTCGTCCTCGCTGGTCGCGATCCATCTGGCGGCGCAGGCGCTGCGGCAGGGGGAGTGCTCGCTGGCGCTGGCGGGCGGGGCCACGGTGATGGCGACGCCGGGGGCGTTCGTGGCGTTCTCGCGCCATGGCGGCCTCGCCGTCGACGGCCGGGTCAAGGCGTTCTCAGACGCCGCGGACGGCACCGGTTGGGCCGAGGGCGTCGGGGTGGTGGTTCTGGAACGGTTGTCGGAGGCCCGGCGGCGTGGGCATCGGGTGCTCGCGGTGATCCGTGGCAGCGCGGTGAATCAGGACGGCGCGTCGAATGGTCTGACGGCGCCGAACGGTCCGTCGCAGCAGCGGGTGATCCGTAAGGCGCTTGCCAATGCGGGTCTTTCGCCGGCGGATGTGGATGTGGTGGAGGGGCATGGGACGGGGACGGTTCTGGGTGATCCGATCGAGGCGCAGGCGCTGATCGCCACTTACGGGCAGGACCGGCCCGAGGACCGGCCGTTGTGGCTGGGGTCGTTGAAGTCGAACATCGGTCATGCCCAGGCGGCGGCGGGGGTGGCTGGTGTGATCAAGATGGTGCAGGCGCTGCGGCACGGGGTCATGCCGCCCACGCTGCATGTCGATGCCCCGTCGGCGAAGGTGGACTGGACCGCGGGCGCGGTCGAGCTGCTGACCGAGTCGCGGGAGTGGCCCGACACCGGCCGGCCACGCCGCGCTGGTGTGTCGTCCTTCGGTGTCAGTGGGACGAATGCGCACCTGATCCTGGAACAGGCCCCGGAAGAGCAGCCCGTGACGCCGGTGGAGTCGGTGCCTGAGTCGGTGCCTGAGTCGATGGTGGACGTCGGCGACGGTGTGGTGCCGCTGGTGGTGTCGGCGAGGACTGCCGGGTCCCTGGCGGGCCAGGCCGGTCGGTTGGCGTCCTTTGTGGACTCCAGTGAGGTGTCGCTGCCGGATGCGGCGGGTGCGTTGGTCGCTCGGCGGGCGATGTTGTCCGAGCGGGCGGTGGTGGTGGCCGGTTCGCGGAGTGAGGCTGTGGCGGGTCTGGAGGCGCTGGCGCGGGGCGAGTCCCGTGCTGGTGTGGTCACCGGCGGGTTGTCGTCGGCCGCGGTCGCGGGGCGGACCGTGCTGGTGTTCCCCGGTCAGGGTTCGCAGTGGGTGGGCATGGGCCGTGAACTCCTCGATTCCTCACCGGTGTTCGCGGAGCGGATCGCTGAGTGCGCGGCGGCGCTCGAGGGGTGGGTGGACTGGCCGTTGGTGGATGTGTTGCGGGGGGATGTTCCGGCTGCGCTGCTGGAGCGGGTGGATGTGGTGCAGCCGGCGAGTTTCGCGGTGATGGTGGGTCTGGCTGCGGTGTGGGCGTCGGTGGGTGTGGTGCCGGATGCGGTGGTGGGTCATTCGCAGGGTGAGATCGCGGCCGCGTGTGTAGCGGGTGCGTTGTCGCTTGAGGATGCTGCCCAGGTGGTGGCGGTACGCAGCCAGGTCATCGCGGGCAGTCTGGCGGGCCGGGGTGGTATGGCGTCGGTGGCGCTGTCCGAGACCGAAGTGGCCGAACGTATCGAGCGGTGGGCCGATCGAATCGAGGTGGCGGCGGTCAACAGTCCCACGTCGGTGGTGATCGCCGGTGATGCCGAAGCCCTCGCCGAAGCCCTCGATGTCCTTGCGGCGGATGGCGTCCGCGTGCGCCGGGTGGCGGTGGACTACGCCTCCCACACCCGGCACGTCGAGGCGATCGAGGAGGTCCTGGGCGAGGCGTTCTCCGACATCCGTGCTCAGGCACCGCTGGTTCCTTTCTACTCGACGGTGACGGGTGAGTGGGTAAAGGACGCGGGTGTCCTGGGCGGCGGGTACTGGTACCGGAACCTGCGTAGCCAGGTCCGTTTCGGTCCCGCGATCGCCGACCTGCTGGGTGAGGGTTACTCGGTGTTCGTGGAGTCGAGCGCTCACCCGGTTCTGGTCCAGCCGGTCAGCGAGATCGTGGACGAGGCGGATGACATGGTCCGGTCTCGTGTCGTGGTCGGTGGTTCGCTGCGTCGTGAGGAGGGCGGCCTGGGCCGGTTGCTGGTTTCGATGGCCGAGCTTTTCGTCCAGGGCGTCCCCCTCGACTGGGCGGGTGTTCTCCCGGCCAGTGCCGCCGCCACCCAGGTCGATCTCCCCACGTATGCCTTCGATCATCAGCATTACTGGCTGCGTTCCACTCCTGCTGTCGATGCTGTCGCGCTTGGTCAGGCGGGTGCTGATCATCCGTTGCTGGGTGCGGTGGTGGCGGTGTGCCGGAGACCGGTGGTGTCCTGTGTACCTCCCGGCTGTCTCTGCGGACGCATCCCTGGTTGGCGGATCATGCGGTGA